A window of the Lactuca sativa cultivar Salinas chromosome 5, Lsat_Salinas_v11, whole genome shotgun sequence genome harbors these coding sequences:
- the LOC111878842 gene encoding uncharacterized protein LOC111878842, translating into MGRKGAAEVVAVCLMVAICNGVEEEEIPTSDVVREVAPTTPSSFFFLFRYNMSNIEKIEFAALEVSGKNYVPWMIDVKMHLEFMGISNAIYEFNNCLAQDKTKAQVFLRKHIDEMLRFEYLDVNDPSILWNLLKERFDHQKEVILPNVRDEWRTLRFQDFKKVNEDNSALFGICSQLKYCGQEVTDEDMLEKTYSTFHATNITLMQ; encoded by the exons ATGGGGAGGAAGGGAGCTGCAGAGGTGGTGGCAGTTTGTCTTATGGTGGCGATTTGCAACGGAGTGGAGGAGGAGGAGATCCCGACGTCTGATGTGGTAAGGGAGGTTGCTCCGACAACTCCCTCGTCGTTCTTCTTTCTGTTCCG TTACAATATGTCCAACATTGAAAAGATCGAGTTTGCAGCACTTGAAGTTAGTGGGAAAAACTATGTGCCATGGATGATAGATGTAAAAATGCATCTTGAGTTCATGGGAATCTCAAATGCTATATATGAATTTAATAATTGTTTGGCACAAGACAAAACAAAAGCACAAGTTTTCCTTCGTAAGCATATTGATGAAATGTTGAGATTTGAATATCTTGATGTTAATGATCCAAGTATTCTCTGGAATCTTTTGAAAGAAAGATTTGATCATCAAAAGGAAGTTATACTTCCAAATGTTAGAGATGAATGGAGAACACTGAGGTTTCAAGACTTCAAGAAAGTAAATGAAGACAACTCAGCTTTGTTTGGAATCTGTTCACAACTCAAGTATTGTGGACAAGAAGTTACTGATGAAGATATGTTGGAGAAAacttactccacatttcatgcaacaaacattacattgATGCAATAA